One window of Chamaesiphon minutus PCC 6605 genomic DNA carries:
- the dnaK gene encoding molecular chaperone DnaK, whose amino-acid sequence MAKVIGIDLGTTNSCVSVLEGGIPVVISNAEGGRTTPSIIGFAKGGEQLVGQLAKRQGVTNAENTVYSIKRFIGRRWEDTETERNRVPYTCIKGRDNTVDVQIRGRTYTPQEVSAMILQKLKKDAQNFLGQPIEQVVITVPAYFTDAQRQATKDAGTIAGLEVLRIINEPTAAALAYGLDKADTEQKILVVDLGGGTFDVSVLQLGNGIYEVKATSGNNHLGGDDFDNEIVRWLIKHFRNTEKIDLLKDKMALQRLREAAEKAKIELSTMMSTSINLPFIAADAQGPKHLEIELTRTKFEEMVAPLIQSTLEPVQRSLKDADLQTKDIDRILLVGGSTRIPAVQRAIQDFFGGKELDRSVNPDEAVAMGAAVQAGVVGGDVKDVLLLDVTPLSLGIETLGEVFTKIIERNTTIPTSKGQEFSTATDGQTSVEIHVLQGERAMAKDNKSLGRFLLTGIPPAPRGVPKIEVSFDIDVNGILKVSAQDRGTGREQTVAITNTGGLNNIDIERMRKEAETYAQDDWRRLQLVELKNQADALFHTYDVTVKENGHLINDSLREQAETTAKELQMLLLEPSANLENVQQAIDKLQQEIFAMGAAVYQQGTTPNNSGTTPPNSNNGTPKRHAPLSRAAAPPPPPPPPAKKVSSTLTLDYDDETATTDYEVVE is encoded by the coding sequence ATGGCAAAAGTTATCGGCATCGACCTTGGTACTACTAATAGCTGTGTCTCCGTCCTCGAAGGCGGGATTCCAGTGGTGATTTCTAATGCAGAGGGCGGTCGTACCACCCCAAGTATCATTGGATTTGCCAAGGGTGGCGAGCAATTAGTCGGGCAATTGGCAAAACGACAAGGCGTAACGAATGCGGAAAACACCGTATATAGTATCAAACGCTTTATCGGTCGGCGGTGGGAAGACACCGAAACCGAACGCAATCGCGTTCCCTACACCTGTATTAAGGGTCGGGATAATACCGTTGACGTCCAGATTCGCGGACGTACATACACCCCGCAAGAGGTATCGGCGATGATCCTTCAAAAGCTCAAAAAGGATGCCCAAAATTTCTTAGGACAACCGATCGAGCAAGTGGTGATTACGGTACCCGCCTATTTTACCGATGCCCAACGCCAAGCGACCAAGGATGCCGGGACGATCGCCGGACTCGAAGTTTTGCGAATTATTAACGAGCCAACCGCTGCGGCTCTGGCTTATGGCTTGGATAAAGCCGATACCGAACAAAAGATTCTGGTTGTCGATCTCGGTGGGGGGACATTTGATGTCTCCGTACTGCAATTGGGTAATGGGATCTACGAAGTCAAAGCAACTTCTGGTAACAACCATTTAGGTGGCGATGATTTTGATAATGAAATCGTCCGCTGGTTGATCAAGCATTTCCGGAATACCGAAAAGATCGATCTGCTCAAAGACAAAATGGCTCTCCAGCGTCTGCGCGAAGCCGCCGAAAAAGCTAAAATCGAACTCTCGACGATGATGAGTACTTCGATTAACTTACCCTTTATCGCTGCCGACGCTCAAGGCCCCAAACATTTGGAAATCGAGCTAACTCGGACTAAATTTGAGGAAATGGTCGCGCCGCTGATCCAATCTACCCTCGAACCCGTCCAGCGATCGCTCAAAGATGCCGACTTGCAAACTAAAGATATCGACAGGATCTTACTCGTCGGTGGTTCGACGCGGATTCCTGCCGTCCAACGTGCTATTCAAGATTTCTTTGGCGGTAAAGAACTCGATCGCTCGGTCAATCCCGATGAAGCTGTAGCCATGGGTGCCGCCGTCCAAGCTGGGGTAGTTGGCGGCGACGTCAAAGATGTTCTCCTGCTGGATGTAACCCCCTTATCGCTTGGAATCGAGACCCTCGGTGAAGTGTTTACCAAAATCATCGAACGCAATACCACAATTCCGACGAGTAAAGGTCAAGAATTTTCGACGGCCACCGACGGCCAAACATCCGTCGAAATCCATGTCCTTCAGGGCGAACGGGCGATGGCCAAAGATAACAAGAGTCTGGGTAGATTTCTGCTCACAGGCATCCCTCCCGCGCCTAGGGGCGTGCCCAAAATTGAAGTTTCCTTCGATATCGATGTCAACGGGATTCTGAAGGTTTCAGCCCAAGATCGCGGCACCGGACGCGAACAAACTGTGGCGATTACCAATACAGGTGGCCTAAATAACATTGACATCGAGCGGATGCGGAAAGAGGCCGAGACTTATGCTCAAGATGACTGGCGCAGATTGCAATTGGTGGAACTCAAAAACCAAGCTGATGCTCTGTTCCATACCTATGACGTGACTGTCAAGGAAAACGGTCATCTGATTAACGATAGTCTTCGCGAGCAAGCCGAGACAACAGCCAAAGAACTGCAAATGTTACTGCTCGAACCCTCAGCAAACTTAGAAAACGTCCAACAAGCGATCGATAAGCTCCAACAAGAGATTTTTGCAATGGGTGCTGCCGTTTACCAACAAGGTACCACCCCTAATAATTCTGGTACCACTCCACCCAATTCTAATAACGGTACCCCCAAACGGCACGCACCACTCAGTCGTGCTGCCGCACCACCGCCACCGCCACCGCCACCAGCGAAGAAAGTATCTAGTACTCTGACATTAGATTATGATGATGAAACTGCAACTACCGACTATGAAGTAGTCGAATAA
- the dnaN gene encoding DNA polymerase III subunit beta: protein MKFVCTQHDLNINLALVSRAVSTRPTHPVLANIKIAATVEPDLIQLTGFDLSLGIQTNFGARVEKEGVLTLPAKLLNDIVAKLPSGEITLDDEAGDNLVTITSASGRYQVRGMSAEEFPELPSIERGETNQLSATAFIDGLKGSLIACSQDETKQVLTGVYLKVEPERLEFAATDGHRLGIVEVYPNETDRASEENSEPVETANTNSFEVTVPAKALRELEKMLATGTEKDRLGLQFEQGQVVFGWGERKLTTRTLEGKYPDYRLLIPKQFQRQITLDRKQLLSALERIAVLADQSNLVKFSIASDSQSIDLSVESQDRGSGRESLLAQISGADLDIAFNIKYLMDGLKTLPTQEITISLNGPLEPVILTPLGGLKMTYLVMPVQLRN, encoded by the coding sequence ATGAAATTTGTCTGTACTCAGCACGATCTAAATATCAACTTAGCCTTAGTTAGTCGAGCTGTTTCCACTCGCCCAACACATCCAGTCTTGGCGAATATAAAAATAGCCGCTACTGTCGAGCCGGATCTAATTCAACTAACGGGCTTCGACCTCAGTCTGGGCATTCAAACTAATTTTGGCGCGCGGGTTGAGAAAGAAGGTGTTTTGACGTTACCCGCCAAATTATTGAACGATATCGTTGCGAAACTACCTAGTGGCGAAATTACGCTCGATGATGAAGCTGGAGACAATCTTGTCACGATTACATCAGCTTCGGGTCGCTATCAAGTGCGGGGGATGAGTGCGGAGGAATTTCCCGAACTACCCTCCATCGAGCGCGGCGAAACCAACCAACTATCCGCCACCGCATTTATTGATGGCTTAAAGGGGTCTCTAATCGCCTGTAGCCAGGATGAAACCAAGCAAGTACTAACTGGGGTCTATCTCAAGGTCGAGCCGGAGCGATTGGAATTTGCCGCCACTGACGGGCATCGTTTGGGTATTGTCGAAGTCTATCCGAATGAAACCGATCGAGCATCTGAGGAGAACAGCGAACCCGTAGAGACTGCCAATACCAACTCTTTTGAAGTCACCGTCCCAGCTAAAGCCTTGCGCGAACTCGAAAAAATGCTTGCTACTGGGACAGAAAAAGACCGCTTGGGCTTACAGTTTGAGCAGGGTCAGGTTGTTTTTGGCTGGGGCGAACGCAAGCTGACGACGCGAACATTGGAGGGCAAATATCCCGATTATCGGCTATTGATTCCCAAACAATTTCAACGTCAGATTACACTCGATCGCAAGCAACTACTCAGTGCCCTAGAGAGAATCGCCGTTTTAGCCGACCAAAGCAATTTGGTCAAATTTAGTATTGCTAGCGACAGCCAATCAATCGATCTGTCAGTCGAGAGCCAAGATCGGGGCAGCGGTAGAGAATCTCTCCTCGCCCAGATTTCGGGTGCAGATTTGGATATTGCTTTTAATATTAAATACTTAATGGATGGCCTTAAAACACTTCCCACTCAGGAAATTACGATCTCTCTTAATGGCCCCCTCGAACCAGTCATTCTCACGCCTCTAGGCGGTCTCAAAATGACTTACCTCGTCATGCCCGTTCAATTAAGAAACTAG
- a CDS encoding HpsJ family protein: MQPTVSSFLTPLALKTAGVVLILSLPIDLVFTLLFVPESVGADPTQWWLMATSQLAQRGLLPLVGIAFIAIGDWIEIVSTEDGGSRGNGWRIGVFSLSSLLGLIFLMIIPFQLLTTTTLQNQKLKTIDDTVAQRKAEVKSQNKDKIQQQITAIDAEIKSGRVQGQAANDLKTTRGNLQLLLNDPKKLAQEVDNIVKQLDKEKQKAQAQVSNEVLQTGIRTSLTSLPLAIAYTTIGWMGLRRVLK; this comes from the coding sequence ATGCAACCTACCGTCAGTAGTTTTTTGACTCCCCTCGCGCTCAAAACCGCAGGTGTAGTATTGATTCTGTCCTTACCAATCGATCTGGTATTTACACTTTTGTTTGTGCCCGAAAGTGTGGGAGCCGATCCAACTCAGTGGTGGCTGATGGCAACTAGTCAACTCGCCCAGCGCGGCTTATTACCTTTAGTCGGGATTGCTTTTATCGCCATCGGTGACTGGATCGAGATTGTTTCGACAGAAGATGGCGGTAGCAGAGGCAATGGCTGGAGAATCGGTGTTTTTTCGTTATCTAGTTTGTTGGGCTTGATTTTTTTGATGATTATTCCCTTTCAACTACTGACTACTACCACGCTCCAAAATCAAAAACTCAAAACGATCGATGATACGGTCGCTCAAAGAAAAGCTGAGGTCAAATCCCAAAATAAAGATAAAATTCAACAACAGATTACCGCGATCGATGCAGAGATTAAAAGCGGGAGAGTTCAAGGTCAAGCTGCTAACGATCTCAAAACTACCAGAGGCAATCTGCAATTGCTCCTCAATGACCCCAAAAAACTCGCTCAAGAAGTCGATAATATCGTCAAACAGTTGGACAAAGAGAAGCAAAAAGCCCAAGCTCAAGTCAGCAATGAAGTCTTACAAACTGGCATCCGCACTAGTTTAACTAGTTTGCCACTAGCAATCGCCTACACCACTATCGGCTGGATGGGACTCCGACGCGTACTGAAGTAG
- a CDS encoding FHA domain-containing protein encodes MIVCPNCKHDNPEGATNCEACYTALPATKACPNCGASIQLDATFCGQCGHNLKSPAPSSPILLPPPDPVEAAGTPTASVGLPPTVLTPDADIFALPNNPAPPTVASVVPEATTPTVEAVVPPAADPEELAAAIPPQPEEPAAAIAPPPIVTYQLLHLQTNTILQIPPQLEVVHLGKPNDLVAPDIDVSSFPCAEVVSRVHANIRVEEDRYYIEDVGSANGTYINHNVLAKGNRHALRSGDRIGLGKGDLVTFIFQATE; translated from the coding sequence ATGATCGTCTGTCCAAACTGTAAACACGACAATCCGGAAGGAGCGACTAATTGCGAAGCTTGCTATACCGCCTTGCCAGCTACTAAAGCTTGTCCGAACTGTGGGGCATCGATTCAATTAGATGCGACATTTTGCGGACAATGCGGTCATAATCTCAAATCCCCGGCTCCATCATCGCCGATTTTACTACCGCCACCCGACCCGGTCGAGGCTGCTGGTACACCCACTGCCAGTGTCGGTCTACCACCTACAGTGTTGACTCCAGACGCTGATATTTTTGCACTGCCTAACAATCCTGCACCTCCCACTGTTGCCAGCGTTGTCCCGGAAGCCACAACTCCGACTGTTGAAGCCGTAGTACCCCCAGCAGCAGATCCAGAAGAGCTAGCTGCCGCCATCCCCCCACAGCCAGAAGAACCAGCCGCCGCAATCGCGCCGCCGCCGATCGTAACTTATCAATTGCTGCATTTGCAAACCAATACAATCTTACAAATACCGCCACAGTTAGAAGTCGTTCACTTGGGCAAACCTAACGATCTCGTGGCTCCAGATATCGATGTGTCGAGTTTCCCCTGTGCTGAGGTCGTCTCGCGAGTTCATGCAAATATTCGCGTCGAAGAAGACCGTTATTACATCGAAGATGTCGGCAGTGCCAATGGCACTTATATCAACCACAATGTTTTAGCCAAGGGCAACCGACATGCTTTGCGCTCTGGAGATCGCATTGGCTTGGGTAAAGGCGATTTAGTCACATTTATCTTTCAAGCTACGGAATGA
- a CDS encoding isochorismate synthase has translation MDHYLTIATQVQNFFKYDLIDLPPEMAGKILRIEVQISTLEPLSWLARQKSDVKTYWCDRQGDFTMAGVGTVATIAGDCPIDYPDIFGQLRQSLSSLFPQARYYGGIGFSQSRSISPIWELFGNYRFVVPRFEVLVRGLETFFACNLTLNAFPNLGNELWETELTMILDELARLDFTQPELPPELPLQIARLDRPNRVQWQRNIELALAKFNELNLDKIVLARRSTLTFTHNLQPQLLLRSLKPHNPHSYHFCFQIAPTTAFIGTSPERLYSRADRLLKTEAIAGTRQRGTSATIDRELGDNLRTSLKDIHEHELVVTNLRGVLTELCHSVTIDDESAILKLNKVQHLYTQCQGLLRSHLTDADILPKLHPTPAVGGFPRAPALKLIQELEPFDRGWYAAPVGWVGYDDVEFAVAIRSGAIDRDRLFLFAGAGIVRGSQSAEEWVEIENKIRHFTDLFSDLPPQQIIDLSLA, from the coding sequence ATGGATCATTATCTGACGATCGCCACCCAGGTTCAAAACTTTTTTAAGTACGATCTTATCGATCTCCCTCCAGAAATGGCTGGGAAGATCTTGCGGATAGAAGTGCAAATTTCCACCCTCGAACCGCTAAGTTGGCTGGCACGACAAAAGTCAGATGTGAAAACTTATTGGTGCGATCGTCAGGGTGATTTTACGATGGCTGGAGTGGGTACAGTCGCGACTATTGCTGGAGATTGTCCGATCGATTATCCAGATATTTTCGGCCAATTAAGGCAAAGTTTGTCGTCGTTATTCCCCCAGGCTAGGTATTATGGGGGCATCGGTTTTAGTCAAAGCAGATCGATATCGCCTATTTGGGAATTATTTGGGAATTATCGGTTTGTCGTACCGCGATTCGAGGTTTTAGTAAGGGGTTTAGAAACTTTTTTTGCCTGTAATCTTACGCTAAATGCGTTCCCGAATCTTGGTAATGAACTCTGGGAGACAGAGTTAACTATGATTTTAGATGAATTAGCTCGACTTGATTTTACCCAACCAGAATTACCGCCAGAATTACCATTACAGATCGCTCGCTTAGATCGACCCAATCGCGTCCAGTGGCAACGCAATATCGAATTAGCCTTAGCCAAATTCAACGAACTAAATCTCGATAAAATCGTCCTTGCTAGACGATCGACGCTCACCTTTACTCACAATTTACAGCCCCAATTATTATTAAGATCGCTCAAGCCACACAATCCGCATAGTTATCATTTTTGTTTTCAAATCGCTCCGACTACTGCATTTATCGGGACTTCTCCCGAACGACTTTATTCCCGTGCAGATCGATTATTAAAAACAGAAGCGATCGCTGGAACGCGCCAGAGGGGGACATCCGCAACCATCGATCGCGAGTTAGGTGATAATTTACGTACTTCACTTAAAGATATTCACGAGCACGAATTAGTTGTCACCAACTTACGTGGAGTTTTAACAGAATTATGCCATTCCGTGACGATCGATGATGAATCGGCAATTCTCAAGCTCAATAAAGTTCAGCATTTATATACACAATGCCAGGGGCTGTTGAGATCGCATCTGACTGATGCCGATATCTTGCCCAAATTACATCCCACCCCAGCGGTAGGTGGTTTTCCCCGCGCTCCCGCTTTAAAACTTATTCAAGAACTCGAACCCTTCGATCGAGGCTGGTATGCTGCGCCTGTGGGCTGGGTGGGATATGATGATGTCGAATTTGCCGTCGCGATTCGCTCTGGGGCGATCGATCGCGATCGCTTATTCTTATTTGCAGGTGCCGGGATCGTTCGCGGCTCTCAATCGGCAGAAGAATGGGTCGAAATCGAAAATAAAATTCGCCACTTTACAGACTTATTTAGCGATTTGCCACCACAACAGATTATCGATTTGTCTTTGGCATAA
- a CDS encoding sulfurtransferase TusA family protein gives MIQLDLRGTPCPINFVRTKMKLEQMDAGELLEVWLDAGEPIEQVPDSLKMAGYTIDNITPSQDYFILQVHS, from the coding sequence ATGATTCAACTAGACTTACGCGGAACGCCTTGTCCGATTAACTTTGTGCGCACCAAGATGAAGCTCGAACAGATGGATGCTGGCGAACTTTTGGAAGTGTGGCTGGATGCTGGCGAACCGATCGAACAAGTACCCGATAGTCTGAAGATGGCTGGATACACGATCGATAACATTACTCCCAGTCAAGATTATTTTATCCTTCAAGTCCATAGTTGA
- a CDS encoding FHA domain-containing protein — MPSALVLSLLNSVPVQSWTFGGEDVIRIGRATDNHVVLFSAVVSRHHAQLQWSEENGWQLQNISPNGTYLDGTAIKEVAVTDGMVIRLATSGPKIQIKVNVGLGEAG, encoded by the coding sequence ATGCCATCCGCGCTCGTCTTAAGTCTGCTCAATTCAGTTCCCGTACAAAGTTGGACGTTCGGTGGTGAAGATGTTATCCGTATCGGACGGGCAACCGATAACCACGTAGTGCTATTTAGTGCAGTTGTCTCTCGACATCACGCTCAATTGCAGTGGAGCGAAGAGAATGGTTGGCAACTGCAAAATATCAGCCCGAATGGAACTTACCTAGACGGTACGGCGATTAAGGAAGTAGCTGTCACAGATGGCATGGTCATTCGCCTAGCAACTTCCGGTCCCAAAATTCAAATTAAAGTGAATGTAGGTCTTGGCGAGGCAGGTTGA
- the pgl gene encoding 6-phosphogluconolactonase codes for MTHEVLIYPDRQALVAAAFDLMVARIHTAVDERQRCTIALSGGSTPQPLYAALAQADLPWDRIQIYWGDERYVPPSHPDSNYGMTKRIWLDVAPIPAANIHPMPTNFADPQAAAAEYDRQILADFGLEAGSMPAFDLILLGMGDDGHTASLFPHTAALSVRDRLVTVGEKDGQPRITFTYPLIDRARSTIFLISGASKQSALGEIFAPTGDATIYPARGIQPQGELLWLLDADAGKDLAIAC; via the coding sequence ATGACGCACGAAGTTCTGATTTATCCCGACAGGCAGGCATTAGTGGCGGCGGCTTTTGACTTGATGGTGGCCCGGATTCATACGGCGGTTGACGAGCGTCAGCGGTGTACGATTGCCTTATCTGGCGGTTCGACTCCGCAACCATTGTACGCGGCTCTGGCTCAAGCCGACTTACCTTGGGATCGAATTCAGATTTATTGGGGCGACGAACGCTATGTGCCCCCTAGTCATCCCGACAGCAACTATGGGATGACCAAACGAATCTGGCTCGACGTTGCTCCCATTCCCGCTGCGAATATCCATCCCATGCCCACAAATTTTGCCGATCCCCAAGCTGCGGCGGCGGAGTACGATCGCCAGATTTTGGCCGATTTTGGGCTAGAAGCTGGGTCGATGCCCGCTTTCGATTTGATTCTCTTGGGGATGGGAGATGATGGGCATACTGCCTCGTTATTCCCCCATACAGCCGCTTTATCCGTCCGCGATCGATTGGTAACTGTCGGCGAAAAGGATGGGCAACCCCGGATCACTTTTACTTATCCTCTCATCGATCGGGCGCGGAGCACGATCTTCCTAATTTCTGGAGCTAGCAAGCAAAGTGCGCTGGGCGAAATCTTCGCACCGACAGGCGATGCCACTATTTACCCAGCACGCGGCATTCAACCTCAAGGCGAACTCCTGTGGCTGCTAGATGCCGATGCAGGCAAGGACTTGGCGATCGCCTGCTAA
- the dnaJ gene encoding molecular chaperone DnaJ: MARDYYEILGTSRDADQEEIKRAYRRLARKYHPDVNKEPGAEDTFKEINRANEVLSEPELRARYDRFGEAGVSGGGAPGYGDMGDMGGFADIFDAFINGFGGAGGQQTARRRNGPSRGEDLRLDLKLDFHEAIFGGEKEIRIPHLESCTTCKGTGAKPGSQPQTCGTCGGAGQVRRNTRTPFGNFTQVSVCPTCNGDGQVIEDKCEACNGAGRKQETKKLKISIPKGVDNGTKLRIGKEGDAGLRGGPPGDLYVYLHVEEDAKFRREGINILSQIKVSYLQAILGSHIQIDTVDGPTELNIPAGIQPNTVLRLEQKGVPRLGNEVSRGDHLLTVQVDIPAKVSPEERELLEKLAKLRGDRVGKGGIGSIFGNVFK, translated from the coding sequence ATGGCACGCGACTATTACGAAATCCTTGGCACCTCCAGAGATGCCGACCAGGAAGAAATTAAACGCGCCTATCGCAGACTGGCGCGGAAATATCACCCAGATGTCAACAAAGAGCCTGGGGCAGAAGACACCTTCAAAGAAATCAATCGTGCCAACGAAGTCCTCTCCGAACCCGAACTTCGCGCTCGCTACGATCGCTTTGGGGAAGCAGGAGTATCGGGTGGGGGTGCTCCTGGATACGGTGATATGGGAGACATGGGTGGATTTGCCGACATTTTTGACGCGTTCATCAATGGCTTTGGCGGTGCTGGCGGTCAACAAACTGCTCGGCGACGGAATGGCCCATCGAGAGGTGAAGATTTGCGCCTCGATCTAAAGTTAGATTTTCATGAGGCTATTTTTGGAGGTGAAAAAGAAATTCGGATTCCCCACCTCGAATCTTGTACCACCTGCAAAGGCACGGGTGCCAAGCCGGGTTCTCAACCTCAAACCTGCGGTACCTGCGGGGGTGCGGGACAAGTTCGTCGAAATACCCGCACCCCATTTGGTAACTTCACGCAAGTCTCTGTCTGTCCTACCTGTAATGGCGATGGCCAAGTTATCGAAGACAAATGCGAAGCTTGTAATGGTGCCGGACGCAAGCAGGAAACCAAAAAACTGAAAATATCGATTCCCAAAGGCGTCGATAATGGTACCAAACTCCGGATCGGTAAAGAAGGCGATGCAGGCTTACGCGGCGGCCCTCCAGGCGACTTGTACGTCTACTTGCATGTCGAAGAAGACGCCAAATTCCGACGTGAGGGAATCAATATTCTCTCTCAAATCAAGGTTAGTTACCTCCAAGCTATTCTAGGCAGCCATATCCAGATCGATACTGTCGATGGCCCGACTGAGTTAAATATTCCCGCAGGCATCCAACCCAACACCGTCCTCCGGCTCGAACAAAAGGGCGTACCTCGTCTGGGCAATGAAGTCAGTCGCGGCGATCATTTACTAACCGTTCAAGTAGATATTCCGGCAAAAGTCAGTCCCGAAGAACGCGAACTGCTTGAAAAACTCGCCAAACTTCGCGGTGACAGAGTTGGCAAAGGTGGGATCGGGAGTATTTTTGGGAATGTCTTCAAATAG
- the grpE gene encoding nucleotide exchange factor GrpE: MSETPQPPIRTDDESISSQMPSENQEPQPVTTANSSTPDSAPTATPEVVVETTASDATAASPVERSTPNVEPEPAATSQSELQALKTQLAEVSNQRDAFQSQYLRIAADFDNFRKRNSKEKEDIEVRTKVATLVELLSVVDNFERARTQIKPQNEGEMGIHKSYQGVYKQLVESLKRIGVSPMRPEGQQFDPNLHEAVMRQPTEEHPEGTVIEELQRGYYLGDRILRHSLVKVAAPPEQLSAEDASSFGSVDN, translated from the coding sequence ATGAGCGAAACCCCACAACCGCCAATTAGAACAGATGATGAGTCCATCTCATCGCAAATGCCCTCAGAAAATCAGGAACCGCAACCTGTGACAACAGCAAATTCATCTACTCCGGACTCAGCACCGACTGCTACTCCAGAAGTAGTCGTCGAGACGACTGCTTCTGATGCTACAGCAGCTTCTCCGGTAGAGCGGTCTACCCCCAATGTCGAACCCGAACCTGCGGCAACATCTCAATCGGAACTTCAGGCACTGAAAACTCAGTTAGCAGAAGTCTCCAATCAACGAGACGCTTTTCAGAGTCAGTATCTGCGGATTGCCGCCGATTTTGATAACTTTCGCAAGCGCAATAGCAAGGAAAAGGAAGACATCGAAGTCCGAACCAAAGTAGCGACGCTCGTCGAACTCTTAAGCGTTGTAGACAACTTCGAGCGAGCCAGAACCCAAATCAAACCTCAAAATGAGGGCGAAATGGGCATTCATAAAAGCTATCAAGGCGTTTACAAGCAATTAGTCGAAAGTCTCAAACGGATTGGCGTATCGCCGATGCGTCCAGAAGGACAACAATTCGATCCCAATCTGCATGAAGCGGTCATGCGCCAACCGACCGAAGAACATCCCGAAGGCACCGTGATCGAAGAACTTCAGCGCGGTTACTACCTCGGCGATCGCATATTACGACACTCCCTGGTCAAAGTAGCCGCTCCACCAGAGCAGTTATCAGCAGAAGATGCCAGTAGTTTCGGCTCAGTTGATAATTAA
- a CDS encoding DUF502 domain-containing protein: MFQHFKQDLKNDLIAGLLVAIPLATTIWLSINVATWVVNFLTRIPKQINPFDGLHPVLVAVLNLLVGLTAPLLTILLIGLMARNIAGKWLLDVGERLVQAIPLAGAVYKTLKQLLETLLRDSGSKFRRVVLVEYPRRGIWALAFVTGTLDGEIQSQMPQRMLNLFIPTTPNPATGWYAVVAEGDVMDLSMSIEDAFKVIISGGIVNPGNVTAALNSNSTPVVAPSMTSALPTPMNDREDNSQIL; this comes from the coding sequence GTGTTCCAACATTTCAAGCAGGACTTAAAAAATGATTTAATTGCTGGGCTGCTAGTCGCGATCCCACTTGCGACTACAATTTGGCTGTCGATCAATGTGGCGACATGGGTAGTCAACTTTTTGACACGCATTCCCAAGCAGATCAATCCTTTCGACGGACTGCATCCAGTGCTGGTGGCTGTGTTAAACCTATTGGTGGGATTGACAGCACCATTGTTGACAATCTTGCTGATCGGATTGATGGCTCGTAACATTGCGGGTAAGTGGCTATTGGATGTCGGCGAACGATTAGTCCAGGCAATTCCCCTTGCTGGAGCTGTTTATAAGACACTCAAGCAATTGCTAGAAACTCTACTACGAGATTCGGGTAGCAAGTTTCGTCGAGTAGTACTTGTAGAATATCCACGCCGGGGAATTTGGGCACTAGCATTTGTCACGGGGACGCTCGATGGTGAAATTCAGTCGCAGATGCCACAGCGAATGCTAAATCTATTTATTCCCACTACACCCAATCCCGCTACAGGTTGGTACGCGGTAGTAGCTGAAGGCGATGTAATGGATCTGAGCATGTCGATCGAAGATGCTTTTAAAGTAATTATTTCGGGCGGGATTGTCAATCCGGGGAATGTCACCGCAGCTTTGAATTCTAACTCAACACCTGTAGTCGCTCCCTCAATGACTAGTGCGTTACCTACCCCCATGAACGATCGGGAGGATAACTCACAAATCTTATAG